The genomic region TGATTCAATGCTCAGTTTGTTGTAAGACTGTGGCAAAGTCAGTACTTTATGTTTGCAACTCGGGCCACGTCATCTGCAAGAGCTGTCAACGTTGTGGTAtgcaatttttacataatataacttatcgaaaaaagttaaaatttcaAACATCAATTTGTTTTCTACCAAATTactatagataaaataaagtagATAGCTTTAACAACATATACTAAAAACATTGACGATAAGATTTTTGCCACAGATGCGAAAATGGAAGACAGAAATGAATGCGGGGACTTTAATCCTGAAGAAGATTTCAATACCGATAATGACATGAAACAAGTCAAAAGTTGTGATGGAAAAGCAGATTTAGCTAGCGGCGATCATGATGAAGCACTTATATCTCAGGGTAAGGGATTAGTTAAAACGAATAGTAATAGTACAAATATCAAATCTGAGATTTCGCTAACTCTTATATATTCTTTTGAACAGGACTAGATAATGAGATGAAGGATTTCTGCAAAGACGAAGATGGTTGCAAGGTAAATTCATCCTCACTTATTATTAATTccaaagtaactctgtctgtctgatTTGTTTTGAcgctgaaactactgaacctatttcgTTGAATGGTATACAtggacacgggtgaaactgtgGGGAATAGTCAGAAACAAAAGTTTAGAACAAATTAGTTtgatatctatatctatacatataatcaaataaaaggaaagtcaaaactgtacattgaatatttttttcaaagaatacttggggggtgatccataatcgattctgaacccaaatatgtagtttttagaatttttgtctgtatgtctgtttgtctgtatgtttgtcccggataaactcaaaaagtactgcatggatttagatcaaattttgcatgactattacctggggaccggttcaacacataggctatatgttatcacgctatcacctacgggggatgtgcaatgaacgattaaatgaacgaaattggaaattctatattgcccacgcagacgtaGTCGCGGGCAACatctagtaataaataaattgaattgaataaattgaattttattgaaatattcaaataattttatttttaaattaatataattttaggaAAATTCTTCGAAGCACACAATTGAAACAACAATTGAATACAAGAATCCTTACTACCAAGAGAGCAAATCAAGTGGTACACCAAATCATGACTCTATTAAAACTTCTGAAACAATACAAGAAGAAACACAAAACTGCAATTCAGTGCAAaggtataacaaaataataattatcgtacctttatatcaaaatattccAACATCATTTTTTTTCCAGGCCAGTGTTATGTCCAGTATCCAACTGCTCGAAAATGGTAACGATTGATTCCATAATGCTGCATTTTCACTTTGACCATTCCAAAGTACCAAGAACGACCATAGATGACATCACCCCTCAAGAAGTTTCTCTTAAATGTTCGAACTTTTCAACTGACGTTCAATGCGTGGCAACGTTTATAATCGAAACCCAAAGGTATGaagaaatattacaattatgaTATGAGACTATCATATTCCgtgccaataaaataaataatcttttctAATGGATTATTTTAGGCAGAACCAGACTAACAAGAAGAGAACAGAGTCAGTACAGACGGGTCGCAGTTCTATAAAAGACTCCAAGCTACTGCTTTTGATGGCAGTGAGAATGCCAACAAACTACATAAAACTGCCAAATGTGAAATGTGATGCATCACGAATCTTCACCAGGACCATCCATACACAGACTGAGAAAATTTACGAAAGCGATTTAGAAGTACccattttatatacctatacatttttAGATTTTGGAAATTGGAGGATCGAATTGAAATAACATGCGAAGCATGTTATATACCTTTAATTTTTTCGTCTTTTTCAGACTAATACAGATAGTTTTAGCAAGGACAGCAGTGACTACAAGTCAtgcattaataaatacatacatgatGACGACGAAGTTATTCTTCTATGGCTCTGTAAATTAGATGACGCAGAAAAGGTGTTTAGTGTAAGTGAACATCAAATTATAATCTTCCCGTAGAATAGGTAAGCAGTGTAACGTATAATCATGCCCTTTCAACCAAGGCTCAGGCTGATCCATATTTAAAGTAAATCAATAATGATGAATGAATTCTTCAGGTAACACTTTTGGGTGAAGACAAGAGACGTGGCTATTGTTACATTGGCGATGCCGTTCATGTTAGGGACAAGCAAGATCCTTCATTACTCTACGACAGGTCTGAGTGCCTCATAGTCAAGTCATCTGCCGTCAGTGACCTCTACGATGAACGCGGACGTATTACCGCTATTGTTAGCATGATaggataattatttaaaaaatatattattaaacataaaCCTCTTTTATTActaaacatacattaaatagctAATTAGAATTGCTCACAAAACTTGTCAGCTTCGAAACTGTTGACTGAAACACTACGAATGTTCCTATTTTCTTTATCGAAATAAACGCGAACTTTATCCTTGTTGCACTTCCTAGGACCTTTCAGTTCATTCTGGTAGAATATCTCATAATCAGGATTGGTTTTCTCAACTTTGTAGCGATTCGTTTTGGTTCCTTCTCTGTTTGGGAAATTGTATATTGGTTCATTGATTCTGTATTTGGCGCCAGATTGCCCAGCTTCGATCATAGGCATGTTGGTATTAGCATGTAGCATGTTTGTAGATGACATCTTTGCATCAGATTCTACATTCCTCATCAAATTGAAGTCCAATTTATTAGGTTGGCTATTCGGACTAATCTGACTATTTGTATTTGCACTTACTGCTGACACTAGTGATGAATCGCCTGTTGAATCTACAACTTTAATGCTCTTTAACTCCACTCTGCAATAAAAAGTCTTGATAAAGCAAAAATGTTAGAACTAAAATGTTAGAATTCAGGAACTGATTTTGATAGATTATTTCACTGCAACTGACTTTAGCCTTTCTCATAGGTAAAACAAGAAAGTGGGGTCTCTTCTAACTTTCTAATCATAATATGAACAACAATAAAGTCAATAATgcttgatatatatttttttttcacccgACCAATAATACCGGtgttcttaaaattcaataaatacttgATATTTTACCCATAGCTTGCATCGTCTGCGTAATACTTCACTTGTATTGGATTTCCTTCATTGTCCATGTACGTATATCTACCAACTACTGTGCCATTAGGAAAGTGCTTCTCATCTCTTATCTCAGGCTGCGCCTCCAAATCTGGTCTGCTAGTTGGAAAACCTACAGAATGTTAGATAGGTActaattatcaatatttttactatCTATCTTGGAAGTCTTATGTGTAATatcggtcagtgggtcgtcttagagGCGgtcttcttttttttctttaacaagAACTCGAATATCTTTGCACAGCTATCCCGTACCTTAATGATGATTTGTTTTCAAACTTTCCTACACTTCGATCAAAGACTTCAATCCAAATTCCCAAATTGGAGATTTATTTACCATTGTTAAAAGGTATACTTACATGCCACAGTTGTAAAGAACATCAAAGGAAACACATAGAAATTCCACAAATGCCTGTTATTCACCTTGATACGGttcattgcaataaaatatcaaaaacagaTCCTTGCTAGAAATATATCACATTTCAAGCTGTCACGGTGACTCAGTCAACTGATATTTGCTATTTGCTTATCGTTTATGGCTTTACTGTCATTCTAAAAAACACCAGCATGcaaccttttttctttttgtatcaTAATAACTTCTTTTACTTAGCTCTTCCCCACGGTTACACTTCGTGTTCCGTGTAAACCTTACAGGTATATTTCTATAGATTACATTTGGACCCTGCAAATGTACTcttatagaaaattatttacctttcttctaggattactcaaactaaaaaaatattaaggtctTTCTTCATGTAATGAAATtccaatttaaaatgttaatataaaactttattaatagcacaataaattacatagttacttaattaatatgcttcacgtttgaataatttatttagtagaTGTATTTATGTCTAGACAAAATTATTGTCAGTTAAGAGACTCCCAAGTTCTGACACTAGATGGGTGATAACATTGTTATGTGGTTTCGGTGGTCGAGTCCATGTGACCGAGGGTTCCGTCGGTTCATTTAAAACGAGGGGCAATGGCAACGGTCTGTTTGTTATCACATCTGAATATACcctggaaaataaatattaaaatacgtGAGTATGGTATAAAGTTACCACTAGTTACTAtctaaatgaattaaaaaggtAGCAAAGTTTTATCAACTCTAGaattttatcagtttattttattctgtgtcTTTTTTTACATGAGAGTCATCTAAAATAGAGTCAAAAATCtacattaaataactttaaaatttgtaaatatttctggAATTGTACATGATACatactaatttataaaatgttaaatgcAATTGTATGAAACGATAACAACGATGGCGCCTTTAAACACGTTCAGACAAGTATAGAAATCTGCTTGCGATATTCTTTCACTAGGCGTTGAGTCTACATGATAAAGTTCTAACCGATTTCTAGTTTGTCAACttcaaaaattttaatgaataaaataatcatcgtcatcatcacaTCAGGCTTAAATCAGACTactattaaacatttatttccaaaaataaagtaCGGAAGCGGCTATCCTGATATGCTGGTAAAATAATCCTCTTTCTCAAATATATCAGTCCAAATAATTCCTTTAGTTTACACAGTAGATTGGAAAGCTTACCTGTAACCCAAGCTATCAGCGATGTATCTGTACTTCACTGGTTTGCCATAAGGATCGATATAGCCATACGTGCCAGTGACCGTTCCATTGGCATGCCTTTCTTCAGAACGATATTGAGCATTGCCAGTCTCCGGGTCCATTACGTCGTAACCGAAGGAATACATGCCAGGATTTcctgaaatgaataaaaaatattgctggGCTGTTCATATTGAAGAACTTGGGGAAATATGTGCAACAGTACATTTTGAACATGAATGTATTATAAACAAATTCCCCCTctacgtctgtctgtctgttcacgatatacctacattatgaTGTGTTGTTTGTGATGCATTTTTTATAGCTGGCAGCATGTGAGACAAGGACTTACTGCTACTATACTCCATATCATGTGGACAACTACTACTATCATAATGTGTCAGACGAAAATCAACTCTTAAATGAAAGTATAAGGTACATATTTGTAGCGATGACATATACATCCATGGGTTACTATAAGCTCGCCGTCACCCCTCCGTCGCCGTCGGCTTTGTATTGATTATGTATTGACAATATAAAACGGTCTTTATAGCGTACAGCTTAAGGGTCAAATTCAAATGACCAGTTAATCCCTAGGTTCGAGCTGCGGCGCGCGCAGTGCCGAGTAGACAAATCGCATTCGTCTGAGTGAATGACTAGCGTGTTCATTGAACGACGACATTTAATTGAATGACAAGGCCGAGCGTTGATTGAACGAGCGTCAGTAAACGTCAAACAGCTCGCATTGACAGCACTGTGTTGATATTTACATTACTTTTCGTTTAAACCTACTTTAAAGTGCGTTATTTGTACTATACTATAGTGCCACAGCATGGATTTACCTGTCGAAACGCCGCCGCAAGCTACctttaaagaaaaattttattCTAAACTGAGTTAATACGAACAACAAAATCAAGGTAAGTTGCTTGTTATTGTTTGGTTCCGTTGTGGGAATTAAAGCTCAGTTGTGTTGTGACTTTAACGTAACTCTAACTTTGTAAGATGTTTTGCCTTAGTGTTAGTTGTTGTTTTGACTAGTGTTTAAACACAATAAcaatttattctttttattaatCACTCAATGCGGTAGAAGCACGGTCgtaaatcttttaatttttgcctttttctattgtttttaaaaataacagtcaTTTTTGGATCATTCTTGGCTGggtatttttccaaaaatcaTTACCAATATCCgaacaaaagtttatttttattccaccTAAAAGATGGCACCTAAATAAGCACGTACGCTAAACTGGTGTAACTGTTTCAGGTTCTCAAAGAAAACCATGGTCTGCCGAAAGAATTGTAGAGGTTATCAACAATGTTCGAAAGGCAAGGGTGGCCATAAAATCTAAGGAAGCTAGGACATCGATGGATTATTACTGGATATCAAAGTACGATATTATGACTGTAAAAAACGAAGATTAtctgatatttaaaaataaatcttcggATTTTCCGACGGTGCGTGTTATAGCTAGAAACGAGTATTTTGACACATTGGAAGACATACATAAAGCGTGCGGTCATGGTGGGCGAGACAAAATGTTACATGCTATCaagtcaaaatattatatacctagaAAAGCAATAGAAATATTCCTTGCTCTCTGTCCTACATGTGAAACGAAAAAGGTGTTACCCAAAAAAGTTACAGTAACAAAGCCAATTGCATCTGGATACTTTAATATTCGAGGGCAGGTGGAATTGATGGACTTTCAGTCTTGTCCCGATGGCGAATATAAGTGGTTATTAAATTATCAAGACAATGCTACACAATTCGTTAGCCTTCGGCCGCTTACAACTGATAATGCACAGGAGGTAGCAATggaattaatgaaaatatttatgatttttggACCACCGTACATCCTGCAATCTGATAAAAGACGTGAATTCACGACAGAGATTATCGCAAAAATTACTTCCATGTGGCCTGAGTGTAAAATAGTTAATAGGAGCCCTAGTCATCCCCAGACCCAAAACAGTGTAGAAAAAAACAACCAGGATATCGAAACTATGTTGAGGACGTGGATGAAAGACAACAACTCCACAAATTGGTCTATAGGATGCCATCATGTTCAATATGAAAGAAATGCATCATTAAATCACATAATTGGAAAATCTCCGTACAAAGCTTTATTTGGTCGTGATCCCAAAGCTGGATTAAGTGGTACAGTTATACCTCATTCAGAAGAAGAATTACAAAACCTCTCTCAGCAAGAATCCAGTAGCGAAAACAATCTTGTGGCTTCAGCTACAAAGCCTATAAAATCAGAGATTGAAATTGACGAACTGAGTAGTAATATTGAAATTCCTGATCAAACTGAATCTGATCCAAATTCTAAATTAGTGCCCTGTTGTTCAAAAAATTTAAGGGATGAATCTGCAactaatgataataaaattaaaccagTTGACAGCAAAGACTATATTCAAACTGAGGAGGTAGAGAACTTAGAGATAAACTCGGGGGCACATACATGCAGGTCATCTGAAAATACCGTGGACGCTGTTCGTGACTTATCTGATGAGGAACATGAAGGCAATGATTTAAATGTTGTATGCAAAAGTGAACAAGATACACAACCTCAaccaaaaaaagtttttaaaggtACAAAGCGAGCTGCTGCGAAAATGGAAAATGATACGGCAAAAAAATTACCACCTTTGAGTAATGGTGAAACGGTGATTATCAGCATTCCTAAAGCAGACCGCGGTCCTTTGGATATACAAAATATAAGAGGAAAAATTGTTGACTTCCAAAATGGAGTGTACAGAGTAGGAACCAAATCAGGAATCATAAAAAATTGGTTTGAACGGCATGAAATGCAAATTTCGtctgatgattatgatgatgatatacttGATACACCGATATCTTTAAGAGAGACTGTGTTACGCGAATCTTTATTTGGAAGTAAGGGTTTTCAAAAATGTGTTTGTAGACCAGCGAAAAACCAGTGCCGCACAAAACGGTGTgcttgttttaagaaaaatatgctCTGCAGTCCAAAATGCCACAACCATTTGACTtgcgttaataaataaatgctaaaTTAAAGTGcctccaatttattttttatgtagaattAAGATATGCATGTATAAAGATTggcttaatttatttgtaatactTTCTCATTGTCATAGTAAGAAACTGAAATGTTTAGAATAAGCAATGTGACTGATGTTAATACAAGTATTTAATAAACGTGCTGTATGTTGagcttttttataagaaaattatcaaaaatcatATACTTTCGAAGATTCagaggtttaaaaataaaatattagactAGTTCTAACTACATCAGAGTGGCTGCCCTTTTCTTGGATTCTTTGAATTGAATAGTATGTATTGCCTATCTTAAAACTTAGTACTTAATCATAGTGTGTCATGTAATTTTCTTACTTTTGTTGTCTAAAGTAAGATTACTTTTTAAGTGGGCGAGCTTATCCACCctatt from Helicoverpa armigera isolate CAAS_96S chromosome 4, ASM3070526v1, whole genome shotgun sequence harbors:
- the LOC110374828 gene encoding uncharacterized protein LOC110374828, which translates into the protein MLKKVHISNSSDTLSAEKKLIQCSVCCKTVAKSVLYVCNSGHVICKSCQRCDAKMEDRNECGDFNPEEDFNTDNDMKQVKSCDGKADLASGDHDEALISQGLDNEMKDFCKDEDGCKENSSKHTIETTIEYKNPYYQESKSSGTPNHDSIKTSETIQEETQNCNSVQRPVLCPVSNCSKMVTIDSIMLHFHFDHSKVPRTTIDDITPQEVSLKCSNFSTDVQCVATFIIETQRQNQTNKKRTESVQTGRSSIKDSKLLLLMAVRMPTNYIKLPNVKCDASRIFTRTIHTQTEKIYESDLETNTDSFSKDSSDYKSCINKYIHDDDEVILLWLCKLDDAEKVFSVTLLGEDKRRGYCYIGDAVHVRDKQDPSLLYDRSECLIVKSSAVSDLYDERGRITAIVSMIG
- the LOC110374847 gene encoding uncharacterized protein LOC110374847, with translation MNRIKVNNRHLWNFYVFPLMFFTTVACFPTSRPDLEAQPEIRDEKHFPNGTVVGRYTYMDNEGNPIQVKYYADDASYGVELKSIKVVDSTGDSSLVSAVSANTNSQISPNSQPNKLDFNLMRNVESDAKMSSTNMLHANTNMPMIEAGQSGAKYRINEPIYNFPNREGTKTNRYKVEKTNPDYEIFYQNELKGPRKCNKDKVRVYFDKENRNIRSVSVNSFEADKFCEQF
- the LOC110374827 gene encoding larval cuticle protein 16/17 produces the protein MEGFIKVFLMISAVVLVHTAPRQPRLSLAEYVGPSYSYNNIDGNPGMYSFGYDVMDPETGNAQYRSEERHANGTVTGTYGYIDPYGKPVKYRYIADSLGYRVYSDVITNRPLPLPLVLNEPTEPSVTWTRPPKPHNNVITHLVSELGSLLTDNNFV
- the LOC126055960 gene encoding KRAB-A domain-containing protein 2-like, whose amino-acid sequence is MDYYWISKYDIMTVKNEDYLIFKNKSSDFPTVRVIARNEYFDTLEDIHKACGHGGRDKMLHAIKSKYYIPRKAIEIFLALCPTCETKKVLPKKVTVTKPIASGYFNIRGQVELMDFQSCPDGEYKWLLNYQDNATQFVSLRPLTTDNAQEVAMELMKIFMIFGPPYILQSDKRREFTTEIIAKITSMWPECKIVNRSPSHPQTQNSVEKNNQDIETMLRTWMKDNNSTNWSIGCHHVQYERNASLNHIIGKSPYKALFGRDPKAGLSGTVIPHSEEELQNLSQQESSSENNLVASATKPIKSEIEIDELSSNIEIPDQTESDPNSKLVPCCSKNLRDESATNDNKIKPVDSKDYIQTEEVENLEINSGAHTCRSSENTVDAVRDLSDEEHEGNDLNVVCKSEQDTQPQPKKVFKGTKRAAAKMENDTAKKLPPLSNGETVIISIPKADRGPLDIQNIRGKIVDFQNGVYRVGTKSGIIKNWFERHEMQISSDDYDDDILDTPISLRETVLRESLFGSKGFQKCVCRPAKNQCRTKRCACFKKNMLCSPKCHNHLTCVNK